A genomic region of Hirundo rustica isolate bHirRus1 chromosome 12, bHirRus1.pri.v3, whole genome shotgun sequence contains the following coding sequences:
- the IP6K1 gene encoding inositol hexakisphosphate kinase 1 isoform X2 has translation MCVCQTMEVGKYGKNATQSGDRGVLLEPFIHQVGGHSSMMRYDDHTVCKPLITREQRFYESLPPEMKEFTPEYKGVVSVCFEGDSDGYINLVAYPYVENEALEQDDLPERDQPRRKHSRRSLHRSSSGTEHKEEKPGLASDSTESIQETKSPRVDLHIHSDVPFQMLDGNSGLSSEKISYNPWSLRCHKQQLSRMRSESKERKLYKFLLLENVVHHFKLPCVLDLKMGTRQHGDDASEEKAARQMKKCEQSTSATLGVRVCGMQVYQLDTGHYLCRNKYYGRGLSIEGFRNALYQYLHNGIELRKDLFEPVLAKLRSLKAVLERQASYRFYSSSLLIIYDGKDSRAGTVVERRPEARLKRVDGSVPESLQDGGSSEPGSSAQPKVDVRMIDFAHSTFKGFRDDPTVHDGPDMGYVFGLESLINIMEQMREENQ, from the exons ATGTGTGTTTGTCAAACCATGGAAGTGGGCAAGTACGGCAAGAATGCCACTCAAAGCGGAGACCGGGGCGTCCTGCTGGAGCCTTTCATTCACCAGGTGGGCGGGCACAGCAGCATGATGCGCTACGACGACCACACTGTCTGCAAGCCCCTCATCACCCGGGAGCAGCGCTTCTACGAGTCCCTGCCCCCAGAAATGAAGGAGTTCACACCTGAGTACAAAG GTGTGGTATCTGTCTGTTTTGAGGGAGACAGCGATGGCTACATTAACCTGGTGGCCTATCCCTATGTGGAGAACgaggctctggagcaggatGATCTCCCAGAGAGGGACCAGCCACGGCGCAAGCACTCGCGCCGGAGCCTTCACAGGTCAAGCAGCGGCACCGAGCACAAGGAGGAGAAGCCTGGCCTGGCCAGTGACAGCACTGAAAG catccaggaAACCAAGAGTCCCAGGGTGGACTTGCACATCCACTCAGATGTTCCATTTCAGATGTTGGATGGGAACAGTGGCCTGAGCTCCGAGAAGATCAGCTACAACCCCTGGAGCCTGCGCTGccacaagcagcagctgagccgCATGCGGTCGGAGTCCAAGGAGCGGAAGCTGTACA AGTTCCTGTTGCTGGAGAATGTGGTGCATCACTTCAAGCTTCCCTGTGTGCTTGATCTGAAGATGGGGACCAGACAGCACGGAGATGATGCCTCTGAGGAGAAGGCTGCTCGGCAGATGAAGAAGTGTGAACAGAGCACTTCTGCCACCTTGGGTGTGCGTGTGTGTGGGATGCAG GTCTACCAGCTGGACACAGGGCATTACTTATGCAGGAATAAATACTACGGGCGCGGCCTTTCCATCGAAGGCTTCCGCAATGCCCTCTACCAGTATCTCCACAACGGCATCGAGCTGCGCAAGGACCTCTTTGAGCCCGTCCTCGCCAAACTGCGCAGCCTGAAGGCTGTTTTGGAGAGACAGGCCTCCTACCGCTTCTactccagctccctcctcaTCATCTACGACGGGAAGGACAGCCGGGCGGGGACGGTGGTGGAGCGCCGGCCGGAGGCGCGCCTGAAGCGGGTGGACGGCTCCGTGCCCGAGAGCCTCCAGGACGGCGGCAGCTCGGAGCCCGGCTCCTCGGCCCAGCCCAAGGTGGACGTGCGCATGATTGACTTCGCACACAGCACGTTCAAAGGCTTCCGCGATGACCCCACCGTGCACGACGGACCCGACATGGGCTACGTGTTCGGGCTGGAAAGCCTCATCAACATCATGGAACAGATGCGTGAGGAAAACCAGTAG
- the IP6K1 gene encoding inositol hexakisphosphate kinase 1 isoform X1, with amino-acid sequence MCVCQTMEVGKYGKNATQSGDRGVLLEPFIHQVGGHSSMMRYDDHTVCKPLITREQRFYESLPPEMKEFTPEYKGVVSVCFEGDSDGYINLVAYPYVENEALEQDDLPERDQPRRKHSRRSLHRSSSGTEHKEEKPGLASDSTESSIQETKSPRVDLHIHSDVPFQMLDGNSGLSSEKISYNPWSLRCHKQQLSRMRSESKERKLYKFLLLENVVHHFKLPCVLDLKMGTRQHGDDASEEKAARQMKKCEQSTSATLGVRVCGMQVYQLDTGHYLCRNKYYGRGLSIEGFRNALYQYLHNGIELRKDLFEPVLAKLRSLKAVLERQASYRFYSSSLLIIYDGKDSRAGTVVERRPEARLKRVDGSVPESLQDGGSSEPGSSAQPKVDVRMIDFAHSTFKGFRDDPTVHDGPDMGYVFGLESLINIMEQMREENQ; translated from the exons ATGTGTGTTTGTCAAACCATGGAAGTGGGCAAGTACGGCAAGAATGCCACTCAAAGCGGAGACCGGGGCGTCCTGCTGGAGCCTTTCATTCACCAGGTGGGCGGGCACAGCAGCATGATGCGCTACGACGACCACACTGTCTGCAAGCCCCTCATCACCCGGGAGCAGCGCTTCTACGAGTCCCTGCCCCCAGAAATGAAGGAGTTCACACCTGAGTACAAAG GTGTGGTATCTGTCTGTTTTGAGGGAGACAGCGATGGCTACATTAACCTGGTGGCCTATCCCTATGTGGAGAACgaggctctggagcaggatGATCTCCCAGAGAGGGACCAGCCACGGCGCAAGCACTCGCGCCGGAGCCTTCACAGGTCAAGCAGCGGCACCGAGCACAAGGAGGAGAAGCCTGGCCTGGCCAGTGACAGCACTGAAAG cagcatccaggaAACCAAGAGTCCCAGGGTGGACTTGCACATCCACTCAGATGTTCCATTTCAGATGTTGGATGGGAACAGTGGCCTGAGCTCCGAGAAGATCAGCTACAACCCCTGGAGCCTGCGCTGccacaagcagcagctgagccgCATGCGGTCGGAGTCCAAGGAGCGGAAGCTGTACA AGTTCCTGTTGCTGGAGAATGTGGTGCATCACTTCAAGCTTCCCTGTGTGCTTGATCTGAAGATGGGGACCAGACAGCACGGAGATGATGCCTCTGAGGAGAAGGCTGCTCGGCAGATGAAGAAGTGTGAACAGAGCACTTCTGCCACCTTGGGTGTGCGTGTGTGTGGGATGCAG GTCTACCAGCTGGACACAGGGCATTACTTATGCAGGAATAAATACTACGGGCGCGGCCTTTCCATCGAAGGCTTCCGCAATGCCCTCTACCAGTATCTCCACAACGGCATCGAGCTGCGCAAGGACCTCTTTGAGCCCGTCCTCGCCAAACTGCGCAGCCTGAAGGCTGTTTTGGAGAGACAGGCCTCCTACCGCTTCTactccagctccctcctcaTCATCTACGACGGGAAGGACAGCCGGGCGGGGACGGTGGTGGAGCGCCGGCCGGAGGCGCGCCTGAAGCGGGTGGACGGCTCCGTGCCCGAGAGCCTCCAGGACGGCGGCAGCTCGGAGCCCGGCTCCTCGGCCCAGCCCAAGGTGGACGTGCGCATGATTGACTTCGCACACAGCACGTTCAAAGGCTTCCGCGATGACCCCACCGTGCACGACGGACCCGACATGGGCTACGTGTTCGGGCTGGAAAGCCTCATCAACATCATGGAACAGATGCGTGAGGAAAACCAGTAG